In Thermococcus camini, a genomic segment contains:
- a CDS encoding replication protein RepA, with protein sequence MEEVRFRRRKPAVERKISEIRDDDTRISLIGKAFKVDKMDYTFWLDDGTGVILIESEENVLPAEGQVVRVIGRVIRNEEETHIYGEVVQDFSNADLEALEEIRELERKVLPKVEGIVEFFGGEEI encoded by the coding sequence ATGGAGGAAGTCAGGTTCAGGCGCAGAAAGCCCGCCGTCGAGAGGAAGATAAGCGAGATACGCGACGACGATACAAGGATTTCACTCATCGGCAAGGCATTCAAGGTCGATAAGATGGACTACACCTTCTGGCTCGACGACGGAACCGGCGTCATACTCATAGAGAGCGAGGAGAACGTCCTTCCCGCGGAGGGGCAGGTGGTCAGGGTCATAGGACGCGTGATAAGGAACGAGGAGGAAACCCACATCTACGGCGAGGTCGTTCAGGACTTCAGCAATGCTGACCTGGAAGCCCTTGAGGAGATAAGGGAGCTCGAAAGGAAGGTCCTGCCCAAGGTGGAGGGCATCGTGGAGTTCTTCGGGGGTGAGGAGATATGA
- a CDS encoding preprotein translocase subunit Sec61beta: protein MAKEKTTLPPTGAGLMRFFDEDTKAIKISPRGVIAVTLILVALEILLHAFGPQLFS from the coding sequence ATGGCAAAGGAGAAGACCACACTTCCCCCGACCGGCGCCGGTCTCATGAGGTTCTTCGACGAGGACACCAAGGCGATAAAGATAAGCCCGAGGGGCGTCATCGCGGTGACGCTCATACTCGTGGCCCTGGAGATACTCCTGCACGCCTTTGGCCCGCAACTCTTCAGCTAA
- the engB gene encoding GTP-binding protein EngB — translation MIIFVGRSNVGKSTLIFRLTGKWVKRGKRPGVTRKPVEINWRGKLVVDMPGFGFMSGVPKAKQERIKDEIVHFIEDNAGDIELAVLVVDGKAAPEIIERWEKRGEIPIDVEFYAFLRELGIPVIVAVNKMDKVRNLQKTINFLAEKFGVPYSEVPETFIPISAKFGKNLLELRKLMEKKIEEGREKPSAETESEDFEDDVGDGLLDAVE, via the coding sequence ATGATAATATTCGTGGGACGTTCGAACGTTGGCAAAAGCACGCTCATCTTCCGCCTGACCGGCAAGTGGGTCAAGAGGGGCAAGAGGCCAGGGGTTACCAGAAAGCCGGTGGAGATAAACTGGCGCGGGAAGCTGGTGGTGGACATGCCGGGCTTCGGCTTCATGAGCGGCGTTCCAAAGGCGAAGCAGGAGCGCATAAAGGACGAGATAGTCCACTTCATCGAGGACAATGCCGGTGACATCGAGCTGGCTGTTCTGGTTGTCGACGGCAAAGCCGCCCCGGAGATAATAGAGCGCTGGGAGAAGCGCGGGGAGATACCTATCGACGTGGAGTTCTACGCCTTCCTCCGAGAGCTGGGGATTCCGGTGATAGTCGCGGTCAACAAGATGGACAAGGTAAGGAACCTTCAGAAAACCATAAACTTTCTCGCCGAGAAGTTCGGCGTTCCCTACAGCGAGGTACCCGAGACCTTCATACCTATATCCGCCAAGTTCGGGAAGAACCTCCTTGAGTTAAGGAAGCTCATGGAGAAGAAGATTGAGGAGGGAAGGGAAAAGCCCTCCGCGGAAACGGAGTCAGAGGACTTCGAGGACGATGTGGGTGATGGTCTCCTTGACGCCGTCGAGTGA
- a CDS encoding OB-fold nucleic acid binding domain-containing protein, producing the protein MKKRLPASRVYIRDIIDGYYVRSEGDFEPNYLITKDARKVYRVKVVATVVREPVISEDETYGKLQIDDGTGTIWVLGFRDDTRFVRLVKKGDLVQIIGKVGEWREDKQILVEGITKVEPNMWILHRFETLKEKVEHAEKARMAFEIYDKYGITAKAKVIAKNRGVSEEMLITIDELYTMMLEQRSTEEALFEEEEIIEAEEAKEENPELEKAKKAVLDLLQEKGKALSHKFIVKKLSSDFEEGLIEDAITQLLADGEIYEPEIGYYEPL; encoded by the coding sequence ATGAAGAAGCGCCTGCCAGCGAGCAGGGTCTACATCAGGGACATCATCGACGGCTACTACGTCAGGAGTGAGGGCGACTTCGAGCCGAACTACCTGATAACCAAGGACGCCAGAAAGGTTTACCGCGTCAAGGTGGTCGCCACGGTCGTCCGCGAGCCGGTGATAAGCGAAGACGAGACCTACGGCAAGCTCCAGATCGACGACGGAACCGGGACGATATGGGTTCTCGGCTTCCGCGACGACACGCGCTTTGTGAGGCTCGTGAAGAAGGGCGACCTCGTGCAGATAATCGGAAAGGTCGGGGAGTGGCGCGAGGACAAGCAGATACTCGTTGAAGGAATAACCAAAGTCGAGCCCAACATGTGGATACTCCACCGCTTCGAGACCCTCAAAGAGAAGGTCGAGCACGCAGAGAAGGCCAGGATGGCCTTTGAGATATACGACAAGTACGGCATCACCGCGAAGGCAAAGGTCATCGCCAAGAACCGGGGCGTGAGCGAGGAGATGCTGATAACGATAGACGAGCTCTACACCATGATGCTTGAGCAGAGAAGCACGGAGGAAGCTCTGTTCGAAGAGGAGGAAATCATCGAAGCCGAAGAGGCCAAAGAGGAGAACCCCGAGCTTGAGAAAGCCAAGAAGGCAGTCCTCGACCTGCTCCAGGAGAAGGGCAAAGCTTTGTCGCACAAGTTCATCGTCAAGAAGCTCTCCTCCGACTTCGAGGAGGGGCTCATCGAGGACGCAATCACACAGCTCCTCGCGGATGGGGAGATATACGAGCCGGAGATAGGCTACTACGAACCCCTCTGA
- a CDS encoding antitoxin family protein, whose translation MDKYEVTEIIAVVGMESVRAVYRHGVLVPEKRLDLKEGEEVIIVLKKPGRIDRYFGIFKKEDVEEVIEEIENEGVL comes from the coding sequence ATGGATAAATATGAGGTCACTGAAATAATAGCTGTGGTAGGTATGGAAAGTGTGAGGGCAGTTTACAGGCATGGGGTGCTGGTTCCTGAGAAGAGGCTTGATTTAAAAGAAGGTGAAGAGGTAATCATCGTCCTTAAAAAGCCGGGTAGGATTGACAGGTACTTTGGCATATTTAAAAAGGAGGACGTTGAAGAGGTCATAGAGGAGATAGAGAATGAGGGTGTTCTTTGA
- a CDS encoding PIN domain-containing protein — protein sequence MPERREWLVIPDTNFLLVPGQFGVDIIGELNRVLDVKFRIAVPNVVLQELEVIERKSRGKDLLAIRMAKKLAERFEVVEIGRFGEKPIDDQIFDFAVKNEHVIVCTNDKGLKRRLREKGVPVVYLRSKKILELEGMLE from the coding sequence ATGCCAGAGAGGCGGGAATGGCTGGTGATTCCGGACACGAACTTTCTGCTGGTTCCGGGGCAGTTCGGCGTTGACATAATCGGCGAACTGAATAGGGTTCTCGACGTGAAGTTTAGAATAGCCGTTCCCAACGTCGTCCTTCAGGAGCTGGAGGTCATAGAGAGGAAGTCCCGCGGGAAGGATTTGCTCGCCATCAGGATGGCCAAAAAGCTCGCGGAGAGGTTCGAGGTCGTTGAGATAGGCCGCTTTGGTGAAAAGCCTATAGACGACCAGATATTCGACTTCGCTGTGAAGAACGAGCACGTTATAGTGTGCACCAACGACAAGGGATTAAAGAGAAGGCTGAGGGAGAAGGGCGTTCCGGTCGTTTATCTCCGCTCGAAGAAGATTCTAGAGCTTGAGGGAATGCTGGAGTAA
- a CDS encoding Lrp/AsnC family transcriptional regulator has translation MEEKATLTPRQIKLLRKFHEEGKTIEVHTVEKTQDELAEELGITRQALSNHLKVLKELGYIRTGRGFIDLTDRALDLLGEKKGDVFVFVRIEPTKRRQVYEAIKRLKIKKIYRVTGDIDLIIEADKTRLDEILEEISSLDGVKETITHIVLEVL, from the coding sequence ATGGAGGAGAAGGCCACCCTTACCCCGAGGCAGATCAAACTGCTCAGGAAGTTCCACGAAGAGGGCAAGACCATAGAGGTTCACACCGTTGAGAAGACCCAGGATGAGCTTGCGGAAGAGCTCGGTATAACCAGACAGGCTCTCAGCAATCACCTCAAGGTTCTCAAGGAGCTGGGCTACATAAGAACCGGAAGGGGCTTCATAGACCTAACCGACAGGGCCCTTGACCTTCTTGGCGAGAAGAAGGGCGATGTGTTTGTGTTCGTGAGAATAGAGCCCACGAAGAGAAGGCAGGTTTACGAGGCGATAAAGAGGCTCAAAATAAAGAAGATATACCGCGTCACCGGTGACATAGACCTCATCATTGAGGCGGACAAGACCCGCCTCGACGAGATACTCGAGGAGATATCCTCACTCGACGGCGTCAAGGAGACCATCACCCACATCGTCCTCGAAGTCCTCTGA
- a CDS encoding DUF434 domain-containing protein yields the protein MLIEAYRDLKYLLNRGYRKSVALNFVADHYRLRKAERHLLARCVFPDEWIVEVRKKLLRPEELMGRVLAIDGFNVLITLESLLEGKAILCEDGLVRDLKYQGKYRLNEGTERLLGNLARALGELGLKKAVFFYGSAVPRSGEIKGLTEEALIREGVKSEVRLVRSPDFELKAFETVATADIGIISKVPHVFDLAAYVGMLAGWEAGDLFKLLEKTYSMEY from the coding sequence ATGCTGATCGAAGCCTACCGTGACCTCAAGTACCTTCTCAACAGGGGCTACCGGAAAAGCGTTGCTCTCAACTTTGTCGCCGACCATTACAGACTGAGAAAGGCCGAGAGACATCTCCTGGCGAGGTGCGTTTTCCCGGACGAATGGATAGTCGAGGTTCGGAAAAAACTCCTCAGACCGGAAGAGCTCATGGGCAGGGTTTTGGCTATAGACGGCTTCAACGTGCTCATAACCCTTGAGTCGCTCCTCGAAGGGAAGGCAATACTCTGCGAGGATGGGCTCGTGAGGGATTTGAAGTACCAGGGAAAGTACAGGCTCAACGAAGGTACGGAGCGGCTCCTCGGCAACCTTGCCCGTGCCCTCGGAGAGCTGGGCCTTAAAAAGGCCGTGTTCTTCTACGGCTCGGCGGTTCCAAGGAGCGGGGAGATAAAGGGGCTGACCGAGGAAGCCCTCATTCGGGAGGGGGTCAAATCCGAAGTGAGGCTCGTCAGAAGCCCCGACTTTGAGCTCAAGGCCTTCGAAACCGTCGCAACTGCCGACATCGGAATCATATCAAAGGTTCCCCACGTCTTCGACCTGGCCGCATACGTGGGCATGCTCGCCGGGTGGGAGGCGGGCGACCTCTTTAAACTCCTGGAAAAAACGTATTCAATGGAATACTAA
- a CDS encoding PIN domain-containing protein: MRVFFDSNLFLKFLGGEEKARSLIELVELGEIEGVINPVVLSEVSYGYLRLTTGLSPYNLKKKFPKISMDLSPVRELLSDFTLVNPAYSVNDLLGVISLSTPPKRRFHSIDVQD; this comes from the coding sequence ATGAGGGTGTTCTTTGACAGCAACTTGTTCCTGAAGTTCCTTGGAGGCGAGGAAAAAGCCCGCAGTCTTATTGAACTCGTTGAGTTGGGAGAAATTGAAGGTGTCATTAATCCTGTTGTTCTCTCTGAAGTGAGTTATGGGTATCTACGGTTGACAACAGGTTTGAGCCCGTACAACTTAAAGAAAAAGTTCCCGAAGATTAGCATGGATTTGTCACCCGTTAGGGAGCTTTTGTCAGATTTTACGCTTGTGAACCCAGCGTATTCCGTGAACGACCTTCTTGGGGTAATCTCATTATCGACTCCTCCCAAACGACGCTTCCATAGCATTGACGTGCAGGATTGA
- a CDS encoding OB-fold nucleic acid binding domain-containing protein — MGVLTKEQIIEMIEGQKGLSRDEIEEKITQIAVREGISEHAAAVMLAEELGVSLEGREELLHIADLVPGMTGVNVVARIIRKYPPREYKRRDGSTGHVANLIIYDSTGKTRLVLWDGLVAKYYNELNPGDLIKIIDPSVREGRNGIELHANFRTRIIPNPEDPRAEEIPPLEEVRSYNYQRRKIGELMGGERFIEVRGTIARLYRVTVYDACPQCRRKVDYDPTTESWICPEHGEVKPTKITIMDFGLDDSTGYIRTTLFGDDAAELIGRDPEEIAEKLRELVESGLTLREAGRKLAEDEYYYLLGREIVVRGNVVDDKFLGLILKAFGWDEVDPRREIARVRAELKKALTELEGGE, encoded by the coding sequence ATGGGAGTGCTGACCAAAGAGCAGATTATCGAGATGATCGAGGGGCAGAAGGGCCTTTCGAGGGATGAAATCGAGGAAAAGATAACCCAGATCGCGGTCCGCGAGGGCATCTCGGAGCACGCCGCGGCCGTTATGCTGGCCGAGGAACTCGGGGTCAGCCTTGAGGGAAGGGAAGAGCTCCTCCACATAGCAGACTTGGTTCCTGGAATGACCGGCGTTAACGTCGTTGCGAGAATAATAAGGAAGTACCCGCCGAGGGAGTACAAGAGGAGGGACGGCTCAACCGGCCACGTGGCCAACCTCATAATCTACGACTCAACAGGCAAGACGCGGCTCGTTCTCTGGGACGGCCTCGTCGCCAAGTATTACAACGAGCTCAACCCCGGGGACCTCATCAAAATAATCGACCCCAGTGTGAGAGAAGGCAGGAACGGTATAGAGCTCCACGCCAACTTCAGAACGAGGATAATCCCGAACCCGGAGGATCCGAGGGCCGAGGAGATACCCCCGCTCGAGGAGGTCAGGAGCTATAACTATCAGAGAAGGAAGATAGGCGAGCTGATGGGAGGGGAGAGGTTCATCGAGGTTCGCGGAACGATTGCGAGGCTCTACCGCGTTACCGTCTACGACGCCTGCCCGCAGTGCAGGAGGAAGGTGGACTACGACCCGACCACGGAGTCATGGATATGCCCGGAGCACGGCGAGGTGAAGCCCACGAAGATAACCATAATGGACTTCGGCCTCGACGACTCGACCGGTTACATAAGGACGACCCTATTCGGAGACGATGCCGCGGAGCTTATCGGCAGGGACCCCGAAGAGATAGCCGAAAAGCTCAGGGAGCTCGTTGAGAGCGGATTGACCCTCAGGGAGGCCGGAAGGAAGCTCGCGGAGGACGAGTATTACTACCTGCTGGGCAGGGAGATAGTCGTCAGGGGCAACGTCGTGGACGACAAGTTCCTGGGACTCATACTGAAGGCCTTTGGCTGGGACGAGGTCGATCCGAGGCGCGAGATAGCCAGGGTGAGGGCCGAGCTGAAAAAGGCCCTAACGGAGCTTGAGGGTGGTGAGTGA
- a CDS encoding geranylgeranylglycerol-phosphate geranylgeranyltransferase: MEFKAFIEITRPHNCALAGVVGILGSIVAVGHLPDALTTALVFLVVTLGCAGGNTINDYFDYEIDKINRPDRPLPRGAMDRRTALYYSLLLFAVGLVLAYMINVYAFLLAIIAYAAMFLYAWKLKPLPFVGNLVVAGLTGATPLYGAVSVEHLGLAGYLAVCAFLVNVAREVIKDIEDVEGDLAKGARTLPIVWGKRNAAYLGAAFAVLTVVASFLPITAGVGLGYYAMVPVDLIILYAAYLILRSQDREAAHSSQKLLKVSIFLAVMAFLVAALV, from the coding sequence ATGGAATTCAAGGCCTTCATCGAGATAACCCGGCCCCACAACTGCGCCCTGGCCGGAGTGGTGGGTATCCTCGGGTCGATCGTGGCGGTTGGTCACCTCCCCGACGCCCTGACGACGGCCCTCGTCTTCCTGGTGGTCACCCTGGGGTGCGCCGGGGGCAACACCATAAACGACTACTTTGACTACGAGATAGATAAAATAAACCGTCCTGACAGACCGCTCCCCAGGGGTGCCATGGACAGGAGAACGGCGCTCTACTACTCCCTGCTGCTATTCGCGGTGGGGCTGGTGTTAGCGTACATGATAAACGTCTACGCCTTCTTGCTGGCCATTATAGCGTACGCCGCCATGTTCCTCTACGCCTGGAAGCTCAAACCTCTGCCCTTCGTCGGTAACCTCGTCGTTGCTGGCCTGACCGGTGCGACGCCGCTCTATGGTGCGGTCTCCGTTGAGCACCTTGGCCTGGCCGGCTACCTGGCGGTGTGTGCCTTCCTGGTCAACGTGGCGCGCGAGGTTATAAAGGATATAGAGGATGTTGAAGGTGACCTTGCGAAGGGTGCCAGAACCCTGCCCATAGTGTGGGGGAAGAGGAACGCGGCCTACCTTGGTGCGGCCTTCGCGGTGCTGACGGTGGTGGCGTCTTTCCTCCCGATAACGGCGGGGGTCGGTCTCGGCTACTACGCGATGGTGCCGGTTGACCTTATAATCCTCTACGCGGCATACCTCATACTCCGCTCCCAGGATAGGGAAGCGGCCCACAGCTCCCAGAAGCTGCTGAAGGTGAGCATATTCCTCGCTGTGATGGCTTTCCTGGTTGCGGCGCTGGTCTGA
- a CDS encoding metal-dependent phosphohydrolase, translated as MYTEEKLLGEIRELLGDEELYGLYERAFREYHYYFETTNYIVLNVYGFNDHGPIHVLLTTRRALELLNIIRKFGIQTTAEKLGKPFRWSKFIVAFGALFHDTGNMIHRINHYQFSVLLAEPIIEKLVREFGTDDPLLLKALTLNAIYTHDEAVPCTTIEGSLVTIADGCDMEAGRSRLVHKKDKVDIHAVSALAIEKVEIREGDEEQPILIEIWMKHPAGIFQVDEILTKKVKSSLLGGRVRLRIHTGTEVMEKVI; from the coding sequence ATGTACACGGAGGAAAAACTGCTGGGTGAGATTAGGGAACTCCTCGGCGATGAGGAGCTCTACGGGCTATACGAGAGGGCATTCAGAGAGTACCACTACTACTTCGAGACCACCAACTACATCGTTCTGAACGTCTACGGCTTCAACGACCACGGGCCTATCCACGTCCTGCTCACGACCAGACGCGCGCTGGAGCTTCTGAACATCATCAGGAAGTTCGGAATCCAGACCACCGCGGAAAAGCTCGGCAAGCCCTTCCGCTGGAGCAAGTTCATAGTGGCCTTCGGAGCGCTGTTCCACGACACCGGGAACATGATACACAGGATAAACCACTACCAGTTCAGCGTTCTCCTGGCCGAGCCGATAATAGAGAAGCTCGTGAGGGAGTTCGGGACGGACGACCCACTCCTCCTCAAGGCACTCACCCTCAATGCCATCTACACCCACGATGAGGCCGTTCCGTGCACCACCATCGAGGGCTCGCTCGTTACGATAGCGGACGGCTGCGACATGGAGGCCGGGAGAAGCAGGCTCGTCCACAAGAAGGACAAGGTGGACATACACGCGGTTTCAGCTCTGGCCATCGAGAAGGTTGAGATCAGGGAAGGGGACGAGGAACAGCCGATACTCATTGAGATATGGATGAAGCACCCCGCGGGGATATTCCAGGTGGACGAGATACTGACGAAGAAGGTCAAGAGTTCCCTCCTGGGCGGAAGGGTCAGGCTCAGGATACACACCGGCACGGAGGTCATGGAGAAGGTTATTTAA
- a CDS encoding ribonucleoside-triphosphate reductase, with amino-acid sequence MEFKDELARALEGDGLWTVVTFKTPYGPGMTIEKLAEAVENAGWSVTFRANWWTADIPYGLARLDLRKGDREKILLGKWILGSGCELIRLENMPLEKGRDEFFRMVDSITSTLIHDPVIRTMREQY; translated from the coding sequence ATGGAGTTTAAGGATGAACTTGCGCGTGCGCTTGAGGGGGACGGTCTCTGGACCGTCGTTACGTTCAAAACACCCTACGGGCCCGGCATGACCATTGAGAAACTCGCTGAGGCCGTGGAGAACGCCGGTTGGAGCGTTACGTTCAGGGCCAACTGGTGGACCGCGGACATACCCTACGGCCTCGCCAGGCTGGACCTCAGAAAAGGGGACAGGGAAAAGATACTCCTGGGCAAGTGGATTCTCGGAAGCGGCTGCGAGCTGATACGGCTGGAGAACATGCCCCTTGAGAAGGGCCGCGACGAGTTCTTCCGGATGGTGGACAGCATAACCTCTACGCTCATCCACGACCCGGTCATAAGAACGATGAGGGAGCAGTACTGA
- a CDS encoding Clp1/GlmU family protein, which produces MNKAGYTTDVPEDRFVLLDELSSRDRPLRVMLVGGTDSGKTTLLTFLANGLAERGLRVAIVDSDVGQKGILPPATVSLAFVDGPFSSPSELRGHAHYFIGTTTPGQYVGEMAVGVKRLTDIAAEKADVVLIDTTGFVTGTGVELKRLKAELVRPDIIVLLERAGEMEYLRKVLAPYGEIVTLSVSPAAREHSRRERREVRKEKWKAYFSNSRTVEVDLTKVIPGGTELFRGRPLREEERELLSTLFKWLVVAGWKGEHYTVVKVDAEGFSRQYGRPAIHTVDFERLSNLLVGFMDGEGLCMGVGILKWINFSGMKAQVLTPLSEEEVENAVELRFGRIQVLENGEELGLLRREEL; this is translated from the coding sequence ATGAACAAGGCGGGATACACCACGGATGTCCCCGAGGATCGTTTTGTCCTTCTCGATGAACTGTCCTCCAGAGACCGGCCCCTTCGGGTTATGCTCGTTGGGGGAACCGACAGCGGCAAGACTACTCTCCTCACGTTCCTGGCCAACGGCCTGGCTGAGAGGGGTCTTCGGGTCGCGATTGTGGACAGCGACGTTGGTCAGAAGGGAATCCTCCCGCCCGCAACGGTCAGCCTTGCCTTCGTGGACGGGCCGTTCTCCAGCCCAAGCGAACTCAGGGGACACGCCCACTACTTCATAGGAACAACCACCCCGGGCCAGTACGTCGGTGAGATGGCGGTGGGGGTTAAGAGGCTCACGGACATCGCCGCTGAAAAGGCGGACGTTGTGCTGATAGACACCACCGGCTTCGTCACGGGAACGGGGGTTGAGCTGAAGCGCCTCAAAGCCGAACTCGTTAGGCCGGACATCATCGTTCTGCTTGAGCGGGCAGGGGAGATGGAATACCTGCGAAAGGTCCTCGCCCCGTACGGTGAAATCGTCACGCTCTCGGTCAGCCCCGCCGCGAGGGAACACTCGCGCCGGGAACGCAGGGAAGTCCGGAAGGAGAAGTGGAAGGCGTACTTTTCAAACTCCAGGACTGTTGAGGTGGATCTGACGAAGGTGATTCCTGGGGGTACGGAGCTCTTCCGCGGCAGACCCCTGAGGGAGGAGGAGCGCGAACTGCTCTCCACGCTCTTCAAATGGCTTGTGGTGGCCGGGTGGAAGGGGGAGCACTACACCGTCGTCAAGGTCGATGCGGAGGGCTTTTCGAGGCAGTACGGCCGCCCAGCCATCCACACCGTTGATTTTGAGAGGCTGAGCAACCTCCTCGTGGGTTTCATGGACGGAGAGGGTCTATGTATGGGTGTTGGCATACTGAAGTGGATAAACTTCAGCGGAATGAAGGCTCAGGTCCTCACCCCCCTCTCTGAGGAAGAGGTTGAGAATGCAGTGGAACTGCGCTTTGGCCGTATACAGGTGCTTGAAAATGGCGAGGAACTTGGTCTCCTCAGGCGGGAGGAGCTGTAG
- the eif2g gene encoding translation initiation factor IF-2 subunit gamma produces the protein MTKKKEFRQAEVNIGMVGHVDHGKTTLTRALTGIWTDTHSEEMRRGITIKIGFADAEMRKCPNCGRYSSSPVCPYCGHETEFERRISFIDAPGHEALMTTMLAGASLMDGAVLVIAANEGIMPQTREHLMALQIVGNQNIVIALNKIELVDREKVIQRYNEIKEFVKGTVAENAPIIPISALHGANVDVLLAAIEEFIPTPKHDLKKPPKMLVLRSFDVNKPGTKPEKLVGGVIGGSIIQGKLKVGDEIEIRPGVPYEDHGRIKYEPITTEIVSLQAGGRFVDEAYPGGLVGVGTKLDPYLTKGDLMAGNVVGKPGQLPPVWDDLRLEVHLLERVVGTEEELKVEPIKRREVLLLNVGTARTMGLVTGLGKDEVELKLQIPICAEVGDRVAISRQVGSRWRLIGYGFIRE, from the coding sequence ATGACAAAGAAGAAGGAGTTTAGACAGGCGGAAGTTAACATCGGAATGGTTGGTCACGTTGATCACGGTAAAACGACACTCACAAGGGCCCTGACCGGCATCTGGACCGACACCCACAGCGAAGAGATGAGAAGGGGCATCACAATCAAGATAGGTTTTGCCGATGCGGAGATGAGGAAGTGCCCGAACTGCGGAAGGTATTCAAGCTCACCGGTGTGCCCGTACTGCGGCCATGAGACCGAGTTCGAGAGGCGCATTTCCTTCATAGACGCCCCCGGTCACGAGGCGCTGATGACAACGATGCTCGCCGGTGCCTCCCTCATGGATGGTGCCGTTCTCGTCATAGCGGCCAACGAGGGAATAATGCCCCAGACCAGGGAGCACCTCATGGCCCTCCAGATAGTCGGGAACCAGAACATAGTGATAGCCCTCAACAAGATCGAGCTGGTTGACAGGGAGAAGGTTATCCAGCGCTACAACGAGATAAAGGAGTTCGTCAAGGGCACGGTTGCCGAGAACGCCCCGATAATCCCGATCTCTGCCCTTCACGGCGCGAACGTCGACGTTCTCCTCGCGGCGATAGAGGAGTTCATACCAACCCCGAAGCACGACCTCAAGAAGCCGCCCAAGATGCTGGTGCTCAGGAGCTTCGACGTCAACAAGCCGGGAACCAAGCCCGAGAAGCTCGTCGGCGGCGTCATTGGAGGTTCGATAATCCAGGGCAAGCTCAAGGTCGGCGACGAGATAGAGATTCGCCCCGGCGTCCCCTACGAGGACCACGGCAGAATAAAGTACGAGCCGATAACCACCGAGATAGTCTCCCTCCAGGCCGGCGGAAGGTTCGTGGACGAAGCCTACCCCGGCGGTCTTGTCGGTGTCGGCACCAAGCTCGACCCGTACCTCACCAAGGGCGACCTGATGGCCGGAAACGTCGTCGGAAAGCCCGGCCAGCTGCCGCCGGTCTGGGACGACCTCAGGCTTGAGGTTCACCTCCTTGAGCGCGTCGTCGGAACCGAGGAGGAGCTTAAGGTCGAGCCGATAAAGAGGAGAGAAGTGCTCCTCCTCAACGTCGGAACCGCGAGAACTATGGGCCTCGTCACCGGCCTCGGGAAGGACGAGGTCGAGCTCAAGCTCCAGATACCCATCTGTGCCGAGGTCGGCGACAGGGTCGCCATCAGCAGACAGGTCGGCTCAAGGTGGCGCCTCATCGGCTACGGCTTCATAAGGGAGTGA
- a CDS encoding 30S ribosomal protein S6e has product MATFKLVISNPKNGIARQVEISGEEAERLIGKRIGEEIPASELGLNLTEIFGEEIPGDVKLRITGGTDKDGFAMRPDVHGPRRVKILVSRGPGFRPKERGERRKKTVRGNTISPEIVQINMKLVF; this is encoded by the coding sequence ATGGCGACCTTTAAGCTCGTTATATCCAACCCGAAGAACGGCATAGCCAGGCAGGTCGAGATAAGCGGCGAAGAGGCCGAGAGGCTCATAGGAAAGAGGATTGGAGAGGAGATACCGGCGAGCGAGCTCGGACTCAACCTCACCGAGATATTCGGCGAGGAGATCCCGGGCGATGTTAAGCTCAGGATAACCGGTGGAACCGACAAGGACGGCTTCGCAATGAGGCCAGATGTCCACGGCCCGAGGAGGGTCAAGATCCTCGTCTCCAGGGGGCCCGGCTTCAGGCCCAAGGAGAGGGGTGAGAGGAGGAAGAAGACCGTTCGTGGAAACACCATCAGCCCCGAGATCGTCCAGATCAACATGAAGCTCGTCTTCTGA